A region from the Candidatus Krumholzibacteriia bacterium genome encodes:
- a CDS encoding isocitrate/isopropylmalate family dehydrogenase, protein MARHTVVTMPGDGIGAIVLPEAVRVLEKVGFDADYLHADIGWECWRRTGDPLPDATIALLERHRLGLFGAITSKPKKEAAEDLDADLRDHGFDYSSPIVGLRQHFDLDVCIRPCRSFAGNPLNFVRRGSAEPIDEPMIDVVIFRQNTEGLYAGIEWTDPPQAVRDALSLHPNWRRFAETPEEDLAVSVRLFTRRAVRRILTAAFGYAREHGYRSVTVCEKPNVLRETGGMMVEEAGKVHADFPEIELRSTNVDAQMMWLTRNPEDYGVVVAGNLFGDIVSDAFAGLVGGLGFAGSGNIGDDVAVFEPTHGSAPRYAELEPSIVNPIAMILSAAMLLDHVGETRRAEAVRRAVGDVVVEGRVRTYDMMRLPGGPDVVGRGAATTQQVTDAILARLR, encoded by the coding sequence ATGGCCAGGCACACCGTCGTCACCATGCCCGGGGACGGGATCGGTGCCATCGTCCTGCCCGAAGCGGTCCGCGTCCTCGAGAAAGTGGGCTTCGACGCCGACTACCTCCACGCCGACATCGGCTGGGAGTGCTGGAGGCGCACCGGCGATCCGCTGCCCGACGCGACGATCGCTCTCCTGGAACGCCACCGGCTCGGCCTCTTCGGTGCGATCACGAGCAAACCGAAGAAGGAAGCCGCCGAGGATCTCGACGCGGATCTGCGCGACCACGGCTTCGACTACTCCAGTCCGATCGTCGGCCTGCGGCAGCACTTCGACCTCGACGTCTGCATCCGCCCGTGCCGTAGCTTCGCCGGCAATCCACTGAACTTCGTCCGCCGCGGGAGTGCCGAGCCGATCGACGAACCCATGATCGACGTGGTGATCTTCCGTCAGAACACCGAGGGCCTGTACGCCGGCATCGAATGGACCGATCCCCCGCAGGCGGTGCGCGATGCCCTGTCCCTGCATCCGAATTGGCGACGCTTCGCCGAGACACCGGAAGAGGATCTGGCCGTCTCCGTTCGCCTGTTCACGCGCCGCGCCGTGCGCCGGATCCTGACCGCCGCCTTCGGCTACGCGCGTGAGCACGGGTACCGCTCGGTGACCGTGTGCGAGAAGCCGAACGTGCTGCGCGAGACCGGCGGCATGATGGTGGAAGAAGCCGGGAAGGTGCACGCCGACTTCCCCGAGATCGAGCTCCGGAGTACGAACGTCGACGCGCAGATGATGTGGCTGACCCGGAACCCCGAGGACTACGGGGTGGTCGTGGCCGGCAACCTTTTCGGCGACATCGTCAGCGATGCCTTTGCCGGGCTGGTGGGGGGGCTGGGCTTCGCGGGTTCGGGGAACATCGGCGACGACGTGGCGGTGTTCGAGCCCACGCACGGTTCGGCGCCCCGGTACGCCGAGCTCGAGCCGAGCATCGTGAATCCCATTGCCATGATCCTGTCGGCGGCGATGCTGCTCGACCACGTCGGCGAGACCAGACGGGCCGAGGCGGTGCGCCGCGCCGTCGGCGACGTCGTGGTCGAGGGCAGGGTCCGCACCTACGACATGATGCGTCTGCCGGGAGGCCCCGATGTGGTGGGACGGGGCGCGGCGACCACCCAGCAGGTCACCGACGCGATCCTGGCGCGACTCCGGTGA